A genomic segment from Streptomyces sp. NBC_01233 encodes:
- the yidD gene encoding membrane protein insertion efficiency factor YidD yields the protein MKYPLLALIKLYQWTISPLLGPVCRYYPSCSHYGYTAIDRHGAVKGTALTAWRILRCNPWSPGGVDHVPPRKRPRWHEQLRSALRRSRNAQGA from the coding sequence ATGAAGTACCCGCTGCTCGCTTTGATCAAGCTGTACCAGTGGACGATCAGTCCGCTGCTCGGCCCGGTGTGCCGGTACTACCCGTCGTGTTCGCACTACGGGTACACCGCCATCGACCGGCATGGTGCGGTGAAGGGGACGGCCCTGACCGCCTGGCGGATCCTGCGGTGCAATCCGTGGTCCCCGGGTGGTGTGGACCACGTCCCACCCCGTAAACGCCCGCGTTGGCACGAGCAGCTGCGCAGTGCGTTGCGTAGATCTCGCAATGCTCAAGGAGCCTGA
- the rsmG gene encoding 16S rRNA (guanine(527)-N(7))-methyltransferase RsmG → MTEAAELPPAPEEARAVFGEFFPEAVRYAELLADAGVKRGLIGPREVPRLWERHLLNCAVLSEVVPQGVTVCDVGSGAGLPGIPLALVRRDLKITLLEPLLRRTTFLQEAVELLGLDHVTVVRGRAEEVLGKVQPVHVVTARAVAPLDRLAGWGVPLLRPYGEMLALKGDTAEEELVSAKTALAKLGVVKTSVLHVGEGLVDPLSTVVRVEVGESPGGVRFAAKRAKAARVGRTRRRR, encoded by the coding sequence GTGACGGAGGCAGCTGAGCTTCCCCCGGCGCCTGAAGAGGCGCGCGCGGTGTTCGGTGAGTTTTTCCCGGAAGCTGTGCGGTATGCGGAGCTGCTGGCGGACGCGGGAGTCAAGCGGGGCCTGATCGGGCCGCGCGAGGTGCCGCGGCTGTGGGAGCGGCACCTGCTGAACTGCGCTGTGCTGTCGGAGGTGGTGCCCCAGGGCGTCACCGTGTGCGACGTGGGTTCGGGCGCCGGTCTGCCCGGCATCCCGCTGGCGCTGGTGCGCCGGGATCTCAAGATTACTCTGCTCGAACCGCTGCTGCGGCGGACGACCTTCCTCCAGGAGGCCGTGGAGCTGCTGGGCCTGGACCACGTCACGGTGGTGCGCGGGCGGGCCGAGGAGGTTCTCGGCAAGGTGCAGCCCGTGCACGTGGTGACGGCGCGTGCCGTGGCTCCGCTGGACCGGCTGGCCGGCTGGGGCGTGCCCCTGCTGCGTCCGTACGGGGAGATGCTGGCGCTCAAGGGCGACACCGCCGAAGAGGAGCTGGTGTCGGCCAAGACCGCACTGGCGAAGCTCGGTGTGGTGAAGACCTCGGTGCTGCACGTGGGCGAGGGTCTGGTGGACCCGTTGTCGACGGTGGTCCGGGTCGAGGTCGGAGAGAGCCCCGGTGGGGTGAGGTTCGCGGCCAAGCGGGCTAAGGCGGCCCGGGTGGGACGCACCCGTCGGCGCCGTTGA
- the yidC gene encoding membrane protein insertase YidC produces MDTIASLFSFITTPVSWIIVQFHSLYGAVFGPDSGWAWGLSIVSLVVLIRICLIPLFVKQIKATRGMQALQPKMKAIQERYKNDKQRQSEEMMKLYKETGTNPLSSCLPILAQSPFFFALYSVLASIASGKEIGYIDGPLLASARQAHIFGAPLAAKFTDSAAKAASLDASITDVRIVTAIMIILMSLSQFYTQRQLMQKNVDLSVKTPFMQQQKMLMYIFPVIFAVMGINFPVGVLVYWLTTNVWTMGQQMYVINQNPTPGSKAQDQYLTRLLKQIGSHGDVKGRSKKKIVAAIVAKGPDRNDNERKFITALTKQGLAAQPDGSVIKSSEATADSDAASGGVAKRQQPKRQSKSQRQTPSKPSPKK; encoded by the coding sequence GTGGACACGATTGCCAGTCTGTTCAGCTTTATCACCACACCCGTGTCGTGGATCATCGTCCAGTTCCACAGCTTGTACGGGGCGGTCTTCGGGCCGGACAGCGGGTGGGCCTGGGGCCTGTCCATCGTGTCCCTGGTGGTCCTGATCCGTATCTGCCTGATCCCGCTCTTCGTGAAGCAGATCAAGGCGACGCGGGGCATGCAGGCGCTCCAGCCGAAGATGAAGGCGATCCAGGAGCGCTACAAGAACGACAAGCAGCGCCAGTCCGAAGAGATGATGAAGCTCTACAAGGAGACGGGCACCAACCCGCTCTCCTCGTGCCTTCCCATCCTGGCGCAGTCCCCGTTCTTCTTCGCGCTCTACAGCGTGCTCGCGAGCATCGCCAGCGGCAAAGAGATCGGTTACATCGACGGTCCGCTGCTGGCCAGTGCGCGTCAGGCACACATTTTCGGCGCCCCGCTGGCGGCGAAGTTCACGGACAGCGCCGCGAAGGCCGCCAGCCTGGACGCCTCGATCACCGATGTGCGCATCGTCACCGCCATCATGATCATCCTGATGTCGCTGTCGCAGTTCTACACCCAGCGCCAGCTGATGCAGAAGAACGTCGACCTGTCGGTCAAGACGCCGTTCATGCAGCAGCAGAAGATGCTGATGTACATCTTCCCCGTGATCTTCGCGGTCATGGGCATCAACTTCCCCGTCGGTGTTCTCGTCTACTGGCTGACCACGAACGTGTGGACCATGGGTCAGCAGATGTACGTGATCAACCAGAACCCGACGCCGGGCAGCAAGGCGCAGGACCAGTACCTGACCCGCCTGCTGAAGCAAATCGGCTCGCACGGCGACGTCAAGGGCCGGAGCAAGAAGAAGATCGTCGCGGCGATCGTGGCCAAGGGCCCGGACCGCAACGACAACGAGCGGAAGTTCATCACGGCTCTGACGAAGCAGGGCTTGGCCGCCCAGCCGGACGGCTCCGTGATCAAGAGTTCCGAGGCCACGGCGGATTCGGATGCGGCGAGCGGCGGTGTCGCGAAGCGGCAGCAGCCGAAGCGGCAGTCGAAGTCGCAGCGTCAGACGCCCAGCAAGCCCTCTCCCAAGAAGTAA
- a CDS encoding GNAT family N-acetyltransferase, translating into MGRRLVPLTLDNLQDLPRRCRSCVFWELDPVSGEAAVKAGTPALEKEAWISAVLLEWGSCGRVVYVDEVPVGFVLYAPPAYVPRATAFPTSPVSPDAVQLITAWIMPGYQGQGLGRVMVQTVAKDLLRRGFRAIEAFGDAGWDGPACLLPADHLLAVGFKTVRPHPVHPRLRLELRSTLSWKEDVELALDRLLGAARKEPALRPL; encoded by the coding sequence ATGGGTCGTCGGCTGGTACCGCTCACGCTGGACAACCTCCAGGACTTGCCGCGTCGTTGCCGGTCCTGCGTGTTCTGGGAACTGGATCCGGTCAGTGGTGAGGCCGCCGTGAAGGCGGGGACTCCGGCACTGGAGAAGGAGGCGTGGATCTCCGCTGTCCTTCTGGAGTGGGGATCCTGCGGCCGCGTGGTCTATGTGGACGAGGTTCCGGTGGGGTTCGTGCTGTACGCGCCGCCGGCGTACGTGCCCCGGGCCACCGCGTTTCCGACCAGTCCGGTCTCGCCGGATGCGGTGCAGCTGATCACCGCGTGGATCATGCCGGGGTATCAGGGGCAGGGCCTGGGGCGGGTCATGGTGCAGACGGTGGCGAAGGATCTGCTGCGGCGCGGATTCCGGGCGATCGAGGCCTTCGGGGATGCGGGGTGGGATGGTCCGGCCTGTCTGCTGCCCGCGGACCATCTGCTGGCGGTGGGCTTCAAGACCGTGCGACCGCACCCGGTGCATCCGCGGCTGCGCCTCGAACTGCGGTCGACGCTGTCCTGGAAGGAAGACGTGGAGCTGGCGCTGGACCGGCTGTTGGGCGCGGCGCGCAAGGAGCCGGCCTTGCGTCCCCTCTGA
- the rnpA gene encoding ribonuclease P protein component, protein MLSPENRLRRREDFASAVRRGRRAGRPLLVVHLRTSGATDPHESGEIDPSSRAGFVVSKAVGNAVIRNRVKRRLRHLVRERLSQLPAGSLVVVRALPGAGDAGPDELARDLDAALVRLLGGVAR, encoded by the coding sequence GTGCTGTCTCCCGAAAATCGGCTGAGGCGGCGCGAGGACTTCGCGAGCGCGGTACGTCGAGGTCGTCGGGCTGGTCGCCCGCTCCTCGTCGTCCACCTACGTACAAGCGGTGCAACGGACCCGCACGAGTCGGGGGAGATCGATCCCTCGTCGCGTGCGGGTTTCGTCGTCAGCAAGGCTGTCGGCAACGCCGTCATACGTAACCGGGTGAAGCGCCGTCTTCGGCATCTGGTCCGGGAGCGGCTGTCTCAGCTGCCCGCCGGTAGCCTGGTGGTGGTACGTGCGTTGCCCGGAGCGGGCGATGCCGGCCCCGACGAACTGGCCCGGGACCTGGATGCCGCTCTGGTGCGGCTCCTGGGAGGCGTGGCTCGATGA
- the dnaA gene encoding chromosomal replication initiator protein DnaA has translation MADVPADLAAVWPRVLEKLLGEGQPGIEPKDKQWVERCQPLALVADTALLAVPNEWGKRVLEGRLAPLISDALSRECGRPIRIAITVDDSAGEPAPPSPPAQQPGPYEPYGGQRPGGGPGNGDDQLPTARPAYPDYQQPRPEPGAWPRGGQQDDYGWQQPRLGGFPERDPYASPQPGYLQQPEPSGYDQGSYEQQKYEQSPYESQQPHQSHQYEQQKYEQQQYEQPAPRQAPGRPAAPPAPSGGSTSGPLEPTARLNPKYLFDTFVIGASNRFAHAAAVAVAEAPAKAYNPLFIYGESGLGKTHLLHAIGHYARSLYPGTRVRYVSSEEFTNEFINSIRDGKGDAFRKRYREMDILLVDDIQFLASKESTQEEFFHTFNTLHNANKQIVLSSDRPPKQLVTLEDRLRNRFEWGLITDVQPPELETRIAILRKKAVQEQLNAPPEVLEFIASRISRNIRELEGALIRVTAFASLNRQPVDLGLTEDVLKNLIPGGEDSAPEITASDIMAATADYFGLTVDDLCGSSRSRVLVTARQIAMYLCRELTDLSLPKIGAQFGGRDHTTVMHADRKIRALMAERRSIYNQVTELTNRIKNG, from the coding sequence GTGGCTGACGTACCTGCCGATCTTGCCGCAGTGTGGCCAAGGGTGCTCGAAAAGCTCCTCGGGGAGGGACAGCCGGGGATCGAGCCAAAAGACAAGCAGTGGGTCGAGAGGTGCCAGCCCCTGGCACTCGTCGCCGACACCGCACTGCTCGCCGTCCCCAACGAATGGGGCAAGCGCGTCCTCGAGGGCCGGCTCGCCCCGCTGATCAGCGACGCGCTGAGCCGCGAATGCGGCCGCCCCATCCGGATCGCCATCACCGTGGACGACTCCGCCGGCGAGCCCGCGCCGCCCTCCCCGCCCGCGCAGCAGCCCGGCCCGTACGAGCCGTACGGCGGCCAGCGCCCCGGCGGCGGCCCCGGCAACGGCGACGACCAGCTCCCCACCGCCCGCCCCGCCTACCCGGACTACCAGCAGCCGCGCCCCGAGCCCGGCGCCTGGCCCCGCGGCGGCCAGCAGGACGACTACGGCTGGCAGCAGCCCCGCCTCGGCGGTTTCCCCGAGCGCGACCCCTACGCCTCCCCGCAGCCGGGCTACCTCCAGCAGCCCGAGCCCTCCGGCTACGACCAGGGCTCCTACGAGCAGCAGAAGTACGAGCAGTCCCCGTACGAATCCCAGCAGCCCCATCAGTCGCACCAGTACGAGCAACAGAAGTACGAACAGCAGCAGTACGAGCAGCCCGCGCCGCGCCAGGCCCCCGGCCGGCCGGCCGCGCCCCCGGCCCCGTCCGGCGGCTCCACCTCGGGCCCGCTGGAGCCGACCGCCCGGCTGAACCCCAAGTACCTGTTCGACACCTTCGTCATCGGAGCCTCCAACCGCTTCGCGCACGCCGCCGCGGTGGCCGTCGCCGAAGCGCCGGCGAAGGCCTACAACCCCCTCTTCATCTATGGGGAGTCGGGCCTCGGCAAGACCCACCTGCTGCACGCCATCGGGCACTACGCGCGGAGCCTCTACCCCGGCACCCGCGTGCGGTACGTGAGCTCCGAGGAGTTCACCAACGAGTTCATCAACTCCATCCGCGACGGCAAGGGCGACGCGTTCCGCAAGCGCTACCGCGAGATGGACATCCTGCTCGTCGACGACATCCAGTTCCTCGCGAGCAAGGAGTCGACGCAGGAGGAGTTCTTCCACACCTTCAACACCCTCCACAACGCCAACAAGCAGATCGTGCTCTCCTCCGACCGGCCGCCCAAGCAGCTCGTCACCCTGGAGGACAGGCTCCGCAACCGCTTCGAGTGGGGCCTGATCACCGACGTCCAGCCGCCCGAGCTGGAGACCCGGATCGCGATCCTGCGCAAGAAGGCCGTCCAGGAGCAGCTCAACGCCCCGCCGGAGGTACTGGAGTTCATCGCCTCCCGCATCTCGCGCAACATCCGCGAGCTGGAGGGGGCGCTGATCCGGGTCACGGCCTTCGCGAGCCTCAACCGGCAGCCGGTCGACCTGGGCCTCACCGAGGACGTCCTGAAGAACCTGATCCCGGGCGGGGAGGACAGCGCCCCCGAGATCACCGCCTCCGACATCATGGCGGCCACCGCCGACTACTTCGGCCTGACCGTGGACGACCTGTGCGGCTCCTCGCGCAGCAGGGTCCTGGTGACCGCCCGGCAGATCGCCATGTACCTGTGCCGGGAGCTCACCGACCTGTCGCTGCCCAAGATCGGGGCGCAGTTCGGCGGCCGCGACCACACCACCGTGATGCACGCGGACCGCAAGATCCGCGCCCTGATGGCCGAACGGCGGTCCATCTACAACCAGGTCACCGAGCTCACCAACCGCATCAAGAACGGCTGA
- a CDS encoding Jag family protein, whose product MTEGTTTAAAESGDTLTRLEQEGEIAADYLEGLLDIADLDGDIDMDVEADRAAVSIVSDSASRDLQKLVGRDGEVLEALQELTRLAVHRETGDRSRLMLDIAGFRAKKREELAALGAQAAADVKASGEPLKLAPMTPFERKVVHDAVAAAGLRSESEGEEPQRFVVVLPA is encoded by the coding sequence GTGACGGAAGGCACCACCACCGCCGCCGCTGAGAGTGGCGACACCCTGACCCGCCTCGAGCAGGAGGGTGAGATCGCGGCCGATTACCTCGAGGGTCTGCTGGACATCGCCGACCTGGACGGCGACATCGACATGGACGTCGAGGCCGACCGGGCCGCGGTGTCGATTGTCAGTGACTCCGCCAGCCGTGATCTGCAGAAGCTCGTGGGCCGCGACGGTGAGGTTCTGGAGGCTCTGCAGGAGCTGACCCGCCTCGCCGTGCACCGGGAGACCGGGGACCGCAGCCGGCTGATGCTGGACATCGCCGGGTTCCGTGCGAAGAAGCGCGAGGAGCTGGCGGCGCTGGGCGCCCAGGCGGCGGCGGACGTGAAGGCCTCGGGCGAGCCGCTGAAGCTGGCCCCGATGACCCCGTTCGAGCGGAAGGTCGTCCACGACGCCGTGGCGGCCGCCGGTCTGCGGAGCGAGTCCGAGGGCGAGGAGCCGCAGCGCTTCGTCGTTGTGCTCCCGGCCTGA
- the trxB gene encoding thioredoxin-disulfide reductase — protein sequence MSDVRNVIIIGSGPAGYTAALYTARASLKPLVFEGAVTAGGALMNTTEVENFPGFQDGIMGPDLMDNMRGQAERFGAELVPDDIVAVDLTGEIKTVTDTAGTVHRAKAVIVTTGSQHRKLGLPNEDALSGRGVSWCATCDGFFFKDHDIAVVGGGDTAIEEATFLSRFAKSVTIVHRRDSLRASKAMQDRAFADPKIKFAWDSEVAEIHGEQKLSSLTLRNTKTGETSALPVTGLFIAVGHDPRTELFKDQLDLDDEGYLKVDAPSTRTSITGVFGAGDVVDHTYRQAITAAGTGCSAALDAERFLAVLADAEKAHATV from the coding sequence GTGAGCGACGTACGAAACGTGATCATCATCGGATCCGGGCCGGCCGGTTACACCGCCGCCCTGTACACCGCACGCGCTTCGCTCAAGCCCCTGGTCTTCGAAGGTGCCGTCACCGCCGGTGGCGCCCTGATGAACACCACCGAGGTGGAGAACTTCCCGGGCTTCCAGGACGGGATCATGGGCCCGGACCTCATGGACAACATGCGGGGTCAGGCCGAGCGGTTCGGCGCCGAGCTCGTCCCGGACGACATCGTGGCCGTGGACCTCACCGGTGAGATCAAGACCGTCACCGACACCGCCGGCACCGTGCACCGCGCCAAGGCCGTCATCGTCACCACCGGCTCCCAGCACCGCAAGCTCGGCCTGCCCAACGAGGACGCCCTCTCCGGCCGCGGCGTCTCCTGGTGCGCCACGTGCGACGGGTTCTTCTTCAAGGACCACGACATCGCCGTCGTCGGCGGCGGCGACACCGCGATCGAGGAGGCAACCTTCCTCTCGCGCTTCGCCAAGTCCGTCACGATCGTCCACCGCCGCGACAGCCTGCGCGCCTCGAAGGCCATGCAGGACCGCGCCTTTGCCGACCCGAAGATCAAGTTCGCCTGGGACAGCGAGGTCGCCGAGATCCACGGCGAGCAGAAGCTCTCCAGCCTCACCCTGCGCAACACCAAGACCGGTGAGACCTCCGCGCTGCCCGTGACCGGCCTGTTCATCGCCGTCGGCCACGACCCGCGCACCGAGCTGTTCAAGGACCAGCTGGACCTCGACGACGAGGGCTACCTCAAGGTCGACGCGCCCTCCACCCGGACCAGCATCACCGGCGTGTTCGGCGCCGGCGACGTCGTGGACCACACGTACCGTCAGGCCATCACCGCTGCGGGCACCGGTTGCTCCGCCGCCCTCGACGCCGAGCGCTTCCTCGCCGTCCTCGCGGACGCCGAGAAGGCCCACGCGACGGTCTGA
- the trxA gene encoding thioredoxin, with protein MAGTLKNVTDADFDAEVLRSDKPVLVDFWAEWCGPCRQIAPSLEAIAAEYGDQIEIVKLNIDQNPATAAKYGVMSIPTLNVYQGGEVAKTIVGAKPKAAILRDLSDFVEVKTA; from the coding sequence GTGGCCGGCACCCTCAAGAACGTGACCGACGCTGACTTCGATGCCGAGGTCCTCAGGAGCGACAAGCCCGTACTGGTCGACTTCTGGGCCGAATGGTGCGGACCGTGCCGCCAGATCGCGCCGTCCCTCGAGGCCATCGCCGCCGAGTACGGCGACCAGATCGAGATCGTCAAGCTCAACATCGACCAGAACCCGGCCACGGCTGCCAAGTACGGCGTCATGTCCATCCCGACGCTGAACGTCTACCAGGGCGGCGAGGTCGCCAAGACGATCGTCGGTGCCAAGCCGAAGGCCGCCATCCTGCGTGACCTCTCGGACTTCGTCGAGGTCAAGACCGCCTGA
- the rpmH gene encoding 50S ribosomal protein L34, whose product MSKRTFQPNNRRRAKTHGFRLRMRTRAGRAILANRRGKGRAALSA is encoded by the coding sequence GTGAGCAAGCGCACCTTCCAGCCGAACAACCGCCGTCGTGCCAAGACCCACGGCTTCCGTCTCCGGATGCGTACCCGTGCCGGTCGCGCCATCCTCGCGAACCGTCGTGGCAAGGGCCGCGCCGCCCTTTCCGCGTAA
- a CDS encoding ParA family protein, giving the protein MAGSVHREPDVEESDTVRSDANLAGPMADPVPGPRSESAGEDVSRETLPPPLVDNDTPIGRAAQLAVEALGRTGERLPRPEQTRVIVVANQKGGVGKTTTTVNLAASLALHGARVLVVDLDPQGNASTALGIDHHADVPSIYDVLVDSRPLLEVVQPVVDVEGLFCAPATIDLAGAEIELVSLVARESRLQRAIQAYHQPLDYILIDCPPSLGLLTVNALVAGAEVLIPIQCEYYALEGLGQLLRNVDLVRAHLNPTLHVSTILLTMYDGRTRLASQVAEEVRSHFGKEVLRTSIPRSVRISEAPSYGQTVLTYDPGSSGSLSYLEAAREIAYRGVGMQYDAQQAHLGPGMNSTQSVAEGIQ; this is encoded by the coding sequence ATGGCAGGCTCTGTTCATCGCGAGCCTGATGTCGAGGAGAGTGACACCGTGCGGTCCGACGCCAACCTCGCGGGGCCGATGGCCGATCCGGTCCCCGGTCCCCGCTCTGAATCGGCGGGTGAGGATGTTTCACGTGAAACATTGCCTCCCCCGCTTGTAGACAACGACACCCCCATCGGCCGAGCCGCCCAGCTGGCGGTCGAGGCGCTGGGGCGCACCGGCGAACGGCTGCCCCGGCCGGAGCAGACCCGGGTCATCGTGGTCGCCAACCAGAAGGGCGGCGTGGGCAAGACCACGACGACCGTGAACCTGGCGGCCTCGCTGGCCCTGCACGGGGCGCGGGTCCTGGTGGTCGACCTCGACCCGCAGGGCAATGCCTCCACGGCCCTGGGCATCGACCACCATGCGGATGTGCCGTCGATCTACGACGTGCTCGTGGACAGCCGGCCTCTCCTGGAGGTCGTCCAGCCGGTCGTGGATGTGGAGGGGCTGTTCTGTGCTCCGGCCACGATCGATCTGGCGGGCGCGGAGATCGAGCTGGTGTCGCTCGTGGCGCGGGAAAGCCGGCTGCAGCGGGCGATCCAGGCGTACCACCAGCCCCTCGACTACATCCTGATCGACTGTCCTCCCTCGCTCGGGCTGCTCACGGTGAACGCGCTGGTGGCCGGCGCGGAGGTGCTGATCCCGATCCAGTGTGAGTACTACGCGCTGGAGGGCTTGGGCCAGCTGCTGCGCAATGTCGATCTGGTGAGGGCCCACCTCAACCCGACGCTGCATGTGTCGACCATCCTGCTGACGATGTACGACGGCAGGACCCGGCTGGCCTCGCAGGTGGCGGAGGAGGTGCGCAGCCACTTCGGCAAGGAGGTGCTGCGGACGAGCATCCCCAGGTCGGTGCGCATTTCCGAGGCGCCGAGCTATGGCCAGACGGTGCTCACCTACGACCCGGGTTCCAGTGGTTCCCTCTCCTATCTGGAGGCGGCGCGAGAGATCGCGTATCGAGGGGTCGGAATGCAGTACGACGCCCAGCAGGCCCATCTGGGCCCGGGCATGAACAGCACGCAGAGTGTGGCGGAGGGGATCCAGTGA
- a CDS encoding anti-sigma factor family protein encodes MSPTTGTTGTTGTIRHPDVSEISDLTEGLLSPSRTAEVRRHLGDCALCADVHASLEEIRGLLGTLPGPARMPADIAGRIDAALAAEALLDSTQPRVQAAPAVRPRTPDRDVSRETSPAGHPTGPTGPGRRRARRRIAVLSGLAGAAACALGLFLFGDFSGAPTSDTSARTEASDSAAQPPAAASADGAYTAQGLQDSVRQLMTPAPGAKTTPGEQNNTYGMENTAPAPGVAPGDKRAAPPVPACVQNATGRADSLLAAERGTYQGTAVYLLVLPHPADSSRVDAYLVDTGCENTGSATPGKVLLTRTYPRG; translated from the coding sequence GTGAGCCCCACAACCGGCACGACTGGCACGACCGGCACGATCCGGCACCCGGACGTCTCGGAGATCTCCGACCTGACCGAAGGTCTCCTCTCCCCGTCCCGTACCGCCGAAGTCCGCCGTCACCTCGGTGACTGCGCCCTGTGCGCCGACGTCCATGCCTCCCTGGAGGAGATCCGCGGGCTTCTCGGCACCCTCCCGGGGCCGGCCCGGATGCCCGCCGACATCGCCGGCCGCATCGACGCGGCCCTCGCCGCCGAGGCCCTCCTCGACTCGACCCAGCCCCGGGTCCAGGCCGCACCGGCCGTCCGGCCGCGCACGCCGGACCGCGATGTTTCACGTGAAACATCGCCCGCCGGTCACCCGACCGGCCCAACCGGCCCGGGCAGACGCCGTGCCCGCCGCCGGATCGCCGTGCTCTCGGGCCTGGCCGGAGCCGCCGCCTGCGCCCTCGGCCTCTTCCTGTTCGGCGACTTCTCCGGCGCCCCCACCAGCGACACCTCCGCCCGCACCGAGGCCTCGGACTCCGCGGCCCAGCCGCCTGCGGCCGCCTCGGCCGACGGCGCGTACACCGCACAGGGGCTCCAGGACAGCGTGCGACAGCTCATGACCCCCGCCCCGGGTGCCAAGACCACTCCGGGGGAGCAGAACAACACCTACGGCATGGAGAACACCGCTCCCGCCCCGGGAGTCGCGCCCGGTGACAAGCGGGCAGCACCTCCCGTCCCCGCCTGCGTCCAGAACGCCACCGGCCGCGCCGACTCCCTGCTCGCCGCCGAGCGGGGCACCTATCAGGGCACCGCGGTGTACCTCCTCGTCCTGCCGCACCCGGCCGACTCCTCGCGTGTGGACGCCTACCTCGTCGACACGGGCTGCGAGAACACCGGTTCGGCCACCCCGGGAAAGGTCCTCTTGACGCGTACCTACCCCAGGGGCTGA
- a CDS encoding ParB/RepB/Spo0J family partition protein — protein MSERRRGLGRGLGALIPAAPQEKTPPVISSGSTSPSAVPVMTSERGIAAAKLASLAQADVSRETSLAVVPAQEPEPVAAETNVVAGATFAELPMDAITPNPRQPRDVFDEDALAELVTSIQEVGLLQPVVVRQSAPGRYELIMGERRWRACREAGLDAIPAIIRATDDEKLLLDALLENLHRAQLNPLEEAAAYDQLLKDFNCTHDQLADRIGRSRPQVSNTLRLLKLSPSVQRRVAAGVLSAGHARALLSVDDSEEQDRLAHRIVAEGLSVRAVEEIVTLMASEPSSAVKPKGPRAGTRVAPALSELATRLSDRFETRVKVDLGQKKGKITVEFASMEDLERILGTLAPGEGRVLEQGLSGE, from the coding sequence GTGAGTGAGCGACGTAGAGGTCTGGGGCGGGGGCTCGGTGCGCTGATCCCCGCGGCCCCGCAGGAGAAGACGCCGCCGGTGATCAGTTCCGGTTCGACGTCTCCGTCGGCGGTGCCGGTCATGACTTCGGAGCGTGGGATCGCGGCGGCGAAGCTCGCCTCCCTGGCGCAGGCGGATGTTTCACGTGAAACATCGCTGGCGGTCGTCCCGGCACAAGAGCCGGAACCGGTGGCGGCCGAGACCAATGTGGTGGCGGGAGCGACGTTCGCGGAGCTCCCGATGGACGCGATCACGCCGAACCCGCGCCAGCCGCGTGACGTGTTCGACGAGGACGCGCTCGCCGAGCTGGTGACCTCCATCCAGGAGGTGGGCCTGCTCCAGCCGGTGGTGGTGCGGCAGTCGGCTCCGGGCCGCTATGAGCTGATCATGGGTGAGCGGCGCTGGCGTGCCTGCCGGGAGGCCGGGCTGGACGCCATCCCGGCGATCATCCGGGCGACGGACGACGAGAAGCTGCTGCTGGACGCGCTGCTGGAGAACCTGCACCGGGCCCAGCTGAACCCGCTGGAAGAGGCTGCGGCCTATGACCAGCTGCTCAAGGACTTCAACTGCACCCACGACCAGCTGGCCGACCGGATCGGGCGCTCGCGCCCCCAGGTGTCGAACACGCTGCGGCTGCTGAAGCTGTCGCCGTCGGTGCAGCGCCGGGTGGCCGCGGGTGTGCTGTCGGCCGGGCATGCACGGGCGCTGCTTTCGGTCGACGACTCAGAGGAGCAGGACCGGCTGGCGCACCGGATCGTGGCCGAGGGCCTGTCGGTGCGTGCGGTCGAGGAGATCGTGACGCTGATGGCCTCGGAGCCTTCGAGTGCGGTGAAGCCGAAGGGCCCGCGCGCGGGTACCCGGGTGGCTCCGGCGCTCAGCGAACTGGCGACGCGGCTGTCGGACCGGTTCGAGACGCGGGTGAAGGTGGACCTGGGCCAGAAGAAGGGCAAGATCACCGTCGAGTTCGCGTCGATGGAGGATCTGGAGCGGATTCTGGGAACGCTGGCGCCGGGCGAGGGCCGGGTGCTGGAGCAGGGTCTTTCCGGGGAGTGA